A single window of Chitinophaga sp. XS-30 DNA harbors:
- a CDS encoding TerC family protein, with protein MEFIIPDFADPSVWISLLTLCFLEIVLGIDNIIFISIVAGKLPLHQQRKARNIGLSLAMVFRVGLLLCINWIIGLKDPVINFKWLNGEVIPLSWKDIILLAGGLFLIVKSTLEIHHKLQENAEDKHESTRKPHGLGSVLLQIVLVDAVFSFDSILTAVGLVENVLVMIIAVVVSIVIMMLFAGPVTRIINKQPTLQMLALSFLVVIGVVLIASGFHQEISKSIIYSCLGFSLMVEFLNIRLRGRRTKNIKLNTEPKNIDSNKE; from the coding sequence ATGGAATTCATTATTCCCGATTTTGCCGATCCGTCCGTCTGGATAAGCCTGCTGACCCTCTGTTTCCTGGAGATCGTGCTGGGCATTGACAACATTATTTTTATCTCCATTGTAGCAGGGAAACTGCCATTGCACCAGCAGCGCAAGGCCCGGAACATCGGGTTGAGCCTGGCAATGGTGTTCAGGGTTGGCCTGTTGCTTTGCATCAACTGGATCATTGGCCTGAAAGACCCTGTGATCAATTTCAAATGGCTGAACGGAGAGGTCATCCCGCTAAGCTGGAAAGACATCATTTTGCTGGCCGGGGGGCTTTTCCTGATCGTTAAAAGCACCCTGGAGATACATCACAAGCTGCAGGAAAATGCGGAAGATAAACATGAAAGCACCCGTAAGCCTCACGGCCTGGGCTCCGTACTGTTGCAGATCGTGCTGGTGGATGCCGTCTTTTCCTTTGATTCCATCCTGACGGCGGTGGGACTGGTAGAGAATGTGCTGGTGATGATCATTGCCGTGGTGGTATCCATTGTGATCATGATGTTATTTGCCGGTCCGGTGACGAGGATCATCAACAAACAGCCTACGCTGCAAATGCTGGCACTGTCTTTCCTGGTCGTTATTGGTGTGGTGCTGATCGCCAGCGGATTTCACCAGGAGATCAGCAAGAGCATCATTTACTCCTGCCTGGGCTTCTCGCTGATGGTGGAGTTCCTGAATATCAGGCTGAGAGGGCGGCGAACCAAAAATATCAAGCTGAATACCGAGCCGAAGAATATTGATTCCAATAAAGAATAA